AATAGACGCCGCGCAATCCCGGCACCGGCTTGAATTTGTCTGAAATTCCCAAAACCGTTTCTGCACCGCCGAGGAACAGAATGCCGTCTTCGGGAATCATCTGGCTGATTTGTTCAAGAACTTTGGCCTTGGTTTCCTGATCAAAATAAATCAGCACATTGCGGCAGAACACGACATCGAACTTGCCCAGCTTTTGTATATCACCCAGCAAATTTAGTTCCTGGTATTTAACCATGGCACGCAAGGCCGAACTGGCCTGCCACATGTCGTCTTTTTTCTCGAAATATTTTAGCAGTTGCTGGATAGGTAATCCGCGCTGGACTTCAAATTGCGAATAAAGTCCGGATTTCGCCTTCTCCAGAATTTCCCGCGAAATATCCGTGCCAACGATTTCCGTACGCCAACCGGACAGCCTTTGGGCTTCTTCCATCAATGTCATTGCTAAAGAATAGGGTTCCTGGCCACTTGAGGCTGCCGCACACCAAATACGGAAAGCTTTTCTATCAGCCCTGTTCTTCAGGAGTTGCCCCAGCACCTGTCCCCGGAACAATTCAAACGGCTTGATATCCCTGAAGAAGAAGGATTCATTTGTTGTCATTGCTTCGGTAACATCTTGTATCAAGGCTTCTTCCTTATGGGTGCGTAACGTCTGGATTAATTCTTCCAACCCCTTGAGGCCCCGTTTTCGGGCAAGCGGCATTAAGCGACTTTCCAGCAAATAAGACTTGTCCACGGTAAGGACGAGCCCGGAACGCTGTTTAATAAGCGTCGATAGGTATTCGAAATCCTCGGCTTTCATTTAAGCGCCCTTACCAAAAGATTTCATTACATATTCTGCAAGTTCTTTCAGCGGCAATACAGCACTACAAATTCCCGCCGTGGCGACAGCACCGGGCATCCCCCAAACAACACTGGACTTTTCATCCTGGGCAACCAACGTGCCACCCGCATCGACAACACCCTGCCCCCCCTTAAGGCCATCGGCGCCCATCCCTGTCAAAATGACCGTAAAGACATTTCCCGAAAAGACTTGGACAAGGCTTCTGAGCATCGGGTCAACGGCTGGACGACAAAAATTTTCCTGCGGCCCCTGATTAACAGCAATAACATTTTTGCCATCCTTGACCTCGACAAGCATGTGGAAGTCACCCGGCGCCAAATAAATATGGCCGGCCCGCAACTCATCACCATTCTTTGCTTCCGAACAGGTCCAGTCAGTCATCCGGGTAATATGCTCGGCAAGGATAGCCGTAAATGTAGGCGGCATGTGTTGGGTAATAACCATTGGCACATTGATCGTGGGTTTGACATGCTTCAGAAACTCAAACAGGGCCTGTGGGCCACCCGTCGAACTGCCAATGGCCAAAACTTTTGGCTTCAACAAAGCGGGTTTTCGCAAGGTAATTGGTGCGCTGGGCCCTTTTGGAGCTGCGGGTGCGGCCCGGGCGGGGCCTTTTGTACGCTCAGGCTTGACCGCTGGTCCGGCCTGTTGGCGGCGGGCGAGCCCAAGGTTCTTAACTTTGTCATGCAATTCACGGCGGAACCCGCCAGCACTGTTAATATCAACAGTCGATGTCGGCTTGGGGATGTATTCGGCGGCACCCGCTTCAAGGGCGCGCATACTGATCTGGGCATTTCGGGATGTTAACGTCGAGGACATAACGACCTTGACGGTGGGATCTATTTCCAGAAGTTTTGGAAGTGCCGTCAGCCCGTCCATGACAGGCATTTCTATATCCAGAACGACAACATCGACATCATAGCGACCCAGGTTATTTACAGCCAATTGGCCATTACCAACCGATGCGACGACCTGTATTTGTTTGTCATCTTCCAGAATGCGCGACGTCAGGCCGCGAATGACTGCTGAATCATCAACCACCATCACCCTGATTGGGTTCTCTGCACTTATTTCTGCCGTAACTGACACTTTTATATCCGCACTGAAAACAATTTGGCCGAATTGCCGTAGCCTAAATCAACCCCACTTGGGAAAACTTGGCCTGTATTATTTCACTATCAAACGGCTTCATGATGTATTCATTGGCGCCCGCTTCGATCGCTTCCTGAATATGCTCAATATCGTTCTCGGTCGTGCAGAAAACGACGATGGGGGTATCGCCACCGTCAAGTACACGTAATTCCCTTAAGAATTCGATACCGCTCATGACTGGCATGTTCCAATCAAGCAAGATCGCATCGGGCATATTTGCAATACAGGCATCCAGTGCCTGCTTACCATCAGCCGCTTCTTCGGTTTCGAACTCCAGTTCCTGGAGGATTTTCCGGGCCACCATACGAATGACCTTGGAATCATCAACAATCAGACAAGACT
The DNA window shown above is from Rhodospirillaceae bacterium and carries:
- a CDS encoding protein-glutamate O-methyltransferase, translated to MKAEDFEYLSTLIKQRSGLVLTVDKSYLLESRLMPLARKRGLKGLEELIQTLRTHKEEALIQDVTEAMTTNESFFFRDIKPFELFRGQVLGQLLKNRADRKAFRIWCAAASSGQEPYSLAMTLMEEAQRLSGWRTEIVGTDISREILEKAKSGLYSQFEVQRGLPIQQLLKYFEKKDDMWQASSALRAMVKYQELNLLGDIQKLGKFDVVFCRNVLIYFDQETKAKVLEQISQMIPEDGILFLGGAETVLGISDKFKPVPGLRGVYCLSTSSITLDTN
- a CDS encoding chemotaxis response regulator protein-glutamate methylesterase → MVVDDSAVIRGLTSRILEDDKQIQVVASVGNGQLAVNNLGRYDVDVVVLDIEMPVMDGLTALPKLLEIDPTVKVVMSSTLTSRNAQISMRALEAGAAEYIPKPTSTVDINSAGGFRRELHDKVKNLGLARRQQAGPAVKPERTKGPARAAPAAPKGPSAPITLRKPALLKPKVLAIGSSTGGPQALFEFLKHVKPTINVPMVITQHMPPTFTAILAEHITRMTDWTCSEAKNGDELRAGHIYLAPGDFHMLVEVKDGKNVIAVNQGPQENFCRPAVDPMLRSLVQVFSGNVFTVILTGMGADGLKGGQGVVDAGGTLVAQDEKSSVVWGMPGAVATAGICSAVLPLKELAEYVMKSFGKGA
- a CDS encoding response regulator, with translation MKSCLIVDDSKVIRMVARKILQELEFETEEAADGKQALDACIANMPDAILLDWNMPVMSGIEFLRELRVLDGGDTPIVVFCTTENDIEHIQEAIEAGANEYIMKPFDSEIIQAKFSQVGLI